One Chitinophagaceae bacterium C216 genomic window carries:
- the scmP gene encoding N-acetylcysteine deacetylase: protein MIDKIKLLAKQYAPEFIDIRRHLHAHPELSYQEFETAAFVQQKLSEYNIPFEIKAQTGVIGLIKGKNPDKRVIALRADMDALPITEANDVPYKSKHEGIMHACGHDVHTTCLLGAAKILQELKDEWEGTVKLIFQPGEEKNPGGASLLINEGVLENPAPTAIFGLHVHPGLQTGKVSFRAGKVMASADELYFTIKGKGGHAASPHLTVDPILIASHLVIALQQIISRRKNPFTPSVLSITAFNGGTTTNVIPSEVKLMGTFRAMDENWRFEAHDLIRKTSEDLVKSMGGELDLHIDVGYPTVYNHEALTEAARQKAVAFMGIDKVEETEIRMGAEDFGYYTQKIPGCFYRLGVMQDPNNIRNVHTPVFDIDESAIEIGMGMMAWLGASVEQW, encoded by the coding sequence ATGATTGATAAAATAAAACTTCTTGCAAAACAATACGCTCCTGAATTTATTGACATCAGGCGTCATTTGCATGCACATCCTGAATTAAGCTATCAGGAATTTGAAACAGCTGCTTTTGTACAACAAAAATTAAGCGAATACAATATTCCTTTCGAAATAAAGGCACAAACCGGTGTCATAGGCCTCATCAAAGGTAAAAATCCGGATAAAAGAGTGATTGCACTTCGTGCCGATATGGATGCGCTGCCCATTACAGAGGCTAATGATGTCCCTTACAAATCGAAACACGAAGGCATCATGCACGCCTGTGGGCACGATGTACATACCACCTGTTTGTTGGGTGCCGCCAAAATCTTACAGGAATTAAAAGATGAATGGGAAGGCACGGTAAAACTCATCTTTCAGCCCGGGGAAGAGAAAAATCCGGGAGGTGCCAGCCTTTTAATCAACGAAGGCGTGTTAGAAAACCCCGCTCCTACTGCGATTTTCGGGCTACACGTACATCCCGGACTTCAAACAGGCAAAGTAAGCTTCAGAGCCGGGAAGGTCATGGCCAGTGCCGATGAGCTGTATTTTACCATAAAAGGTAAAGGAGGCCACGCAGCTTCACCACATCTGACGGTAGATCCTATTTTAATTGCTTCTCATCTGGTAATCGCACTACAGCAGATTATCAGTCGCAGAAAGAATCCTTTTACGCCTTCCGTTTTATCCATCACCGCCTTTAATGGAGGTACTACCACTAATGTTATTCCTTCCGAAGTAAAGCTGATGGGTACTTTCAGAGCTATGGATGAAAACTGGCGCTTTGAAGCGCACGATCTTATCAGAAAGACATCCGAAGATCTAGTAAAATCGATGGGCGGAGAACTGGATCTTCATATCGATGTTGGCTATCCTACCGTATACAATCACGAAGCGCTTACAGAGGCGGCTAGACAAAAAGCTGTAGCATTTATGGGCATCGATAAAGTAGAAGAAACTGAGATTCGCATGGGAGCTGAAGACTTCGGATACTATACACAAAAAATTCCCGGTTGTTTTTATCGCCTGGGAGTGATGCAAGATCCCAACAATATTCGCAACGTACATACTCCCGTATTTGATATAGACGAATCGGCTATTGAAATCGGCATGGGAATGATGGCCTGGTTGGGAGCTTCCGTGGAACAATGGTAA
- the sigE_3 gene encoding ECF RNA polymerase sigma factor SigE yields MSEFDQAYFETIYFENYDRLYTAFLKRTGSDIIAQELTQLTFIKLWQYRHSYSFELSAILQLNRKAKQVFIDWLRKEAHQRKLIAQLKEYVIPENPTSKIELSDTLKLAIQKLPPVRKKVFTLAYIEGFSQKEIAESLGISVKTVDAHIQKALKQLRKNLCWIAILTVLSHSA; encoded by the coding sequence ATGAGCGAATTCGATCAGGCATATTTTGAGACAATTTATTTTGAAAACTACGACAGACTATATACTGCTTTTTTGAAAAGAACCGGGTCTGATATTATTGCTCAAGAACTTACACAGCTTACTTTTATCAAACTCTGGCAATACCGTCATTCCTATTCCTTTGAACTTTCTGCAATTTTGCAGCTGAATCGAAAAGCTAAGCAAGTTTTTATTGATTGGTTGAGAAAAGAAGCACATCAGCGTAAATTAATAGCGCAGTTAAAGGAATATGTAATACCGGAAAATCCTACTTCTAAAATTGAGCTCTCCGATACCCTAAAATTAGCTATTCAGAAGTTGCCTCCCGTTCGCAAAAAAGTATTTACCCTAGCTTATATAGAAGGCTTTTCACAGAAAGAAATAGCTGAAAGTTTGGGTATTTCTGTAAAAACCGTCGATGCTCATATTCAGAAAGCCTTGAAACAACTTCGTAAAAATTTGTGTTGGATAGCCATTTTGACCGTACTATCTCATAGTGCTTAA
- a CDS encoding TonB-dependent receptor P39, with product MLRPLKHLLLLFLSCFAFLGVSAQKTVNGKILSESGESLSSVTVIVENITTGQQRMLLTDSSGIFSIPNLHPGQRYNLYFEHVGYQRDSLKNYLVSNNENSLLLIRMRLLQSELGEVVVVGYGTQKKVNLTGAVSVIKGADIETRPVLNATQSLQGLVPGLNISVGTSTKPGQSFNLNIRGAGNLAGGDGPFVLVDGMPMDLSEINPNDIESISVLKDAAASAVYGARAPYGVILITTKKGKADRIMLNYSGDYGFTRPVKLPDMELV from the coding sequence ATGCTAAGACCTCTCAAACATTTATTGCTTTTGTTCCTTTCCTGTTTTGCTTTTCTTGGCGTCTCAGCACAGAAAACCGTAAACGGAAAAATTCTTTCAGAGTCAGGGGAAAGTCTTTCTTCTGTAACAGTTATAGTGGAAAATATAACTACTGGTCAGCAACGAATGTTGTTGACAGATTCTTCTGGCATTTTTTCCATTCCTAACTTACATCCTGGCCAGCGCTACAATTTGTATTTTGAACATGTAGGATATCAAAGGGATTCTTTGAAGAACTATCTAGTGTCAAATAATGAAAACAGTTTATTATTAATAAGGATGAGGCTGCTGCAATCAGAGCTAGGGGAAGTGGTTGTAGTTGGTTATGGTACCCAGAAAAAAGTAAATCTTACAGGCGCTGTATCTGTAATCAAGGGTGCGGATATTGAAACACGTCCTGTATTAAATGCTACGCAGAGTTTGCAAGGTTTGGTTCCGGGTTTGAATATCTCCGTAGGGACTAGTACGAAACCTGGACAGAGCTTTAACCTGAATATTCGTGGGGCGGGAAATCTGGCAGGCGGAGATGGCCCGTTTGTTTTAGTCGATGGCATGCCAATGGACCTTTCGGAGATTAATCCGAATGATATTGAATCTATTTCTGTATTAAAGGATGCAGCAGCTTCTGCTGTATATGGAGCTCGTGCTCCTTATGGTGTTATATTAATAACCACCAAAAAAGGAAAAGCTGATCGGATTATGCTCAACTATTCGGGCGATTACGGTTTTACACGGCCCGTAAAACTGCCTGATATGGAACTCGTATGA
- the susC_3 gene encoding TonB-dependent receptor SusC yields MKRYVENPKGINIFPEANDNYLSNWENTANGVANTNWFKFHYKPWSHRQAHNLSLSGGNKITQYFVSGGYYDEAGLLRFADMDYNRLNFNSTIITQLTDWLKFKLNTKVTNDKYTAPFSINGTFESLFMHNLARMRPNISPYDLNGNYNEISSVPYFQSGSKYTNKNFTLALLPGVEIEPLKNWKIIADFNILKKDGQIETLLIPGVVYGIDGTPKLVNRSEFAIPIGGSYSREENNNIYISPNIYTSYNYSIDRKHNFGIMAGFQQELNQFRSLTSSAQDLISFNRPGISLTTTTPTTKESRNEWATRGYFGRLSYNFREKYLIELNGRYDGSSRFSPNNRWGFFPSMSVGYNIAKENFMKNVTFVNNLKIRGSYGMLGNQSGAGLYSYIQTMGISVLGTNGSGPSWFFQNGREAIIYAPAPFNQSTTWEKVLTKNIGLDFDLFAYKLSGSLDIYQRETRDMLGPTFDIADLFGGGGCSCKQ; encoded by the coding sequence TTGAAAAGATATGTTGAAAATCCTAAAGGCATAAATATTTTCCCAGAAGCAAATGATAATTATTTGTCTAATTGGGAAAATACAGCTAATGGGGTAGCAAATACTAACTGGTTTAAGTTTCATTACAAACCTTGGTCACATCGCCAAGCGCATAATTTGAGCTTAAGTGGTGGTAATAAAATTACCCAATATTTTGTCTCCGGGGGATATTATGATGAAGCAGGTCTTCTGCGTTTTGCTGACATGGATTATAATAGGTTAAACTTTAATAGTACCATTATTACACAACTTACAGATTGGTTAAAGTTTAAACTAAATACCAAAGTCACTAATGATAAATATACTGCTCCCTTTAGTATCAATGGAACTTTTGAGTCTTTGTTTATGCATAATTTGGCGAGAATGAGACCCAATATTTCGCCTTATGATCTTAATGGAAATTATAACGAGATTTCTAGTGTACCTTATTTTCAATCGGGATCTAAGTATACTAATAAAAATTTTACCCTAGCCTTATTGCCAGGTGTGGAAATAGAACCTCTAAAAAACTGGAAAATAATAGCTGATTTTAATATTCTAAAGAAAGATGGTCAGATTGAGACTTTGTTAATCCCTGGTGTAGTGTATGGAATTGACGGTACTCCTAAGTTGGTAAACCGATCAGAATTTGCTATTCCTATTGGAGGTAGTTATTCTAGAGAGGAAAATAATAATATTTACATATCTCCGAATATTTACACATCTTATAATTATTCCATCGATAGGAAACATAATTTCGGCATTATGGCCGGATTTCAGCAAGAGTTGAATCAATTTCGCTCTTTAACTTCTTCCGCTCAAGATTTAATTAGTTTTAATCGTCCGGGGATATCATTAACTACTACTACACCTACTACTAAAGAATCACGTAATGAATGGGCTACGAGAGGGTATTTTGGAAGATTGAGCTACAACTTTAGAGAAAAATATCTGATAGAGCTCAATGGCCGTTATGATGGTTCTTCTCGTTTTTCTCCTAACAATAGATGGGGATTCTTTCCATCGATGTCTGTGGGGTACAACATCGCTAAGGAGAACTTTATGAAGAATGTCACGTTCGTAAATAATCTAAAAATACGTGGTTCGTATGGTATGTTGGGGAACCAATCCGGGGCTGGTCTATATTCATATATTCAAACTATGGGTATTTCAGTTCTTGGTACCAATGGTTCAGGTCCTTCATGGTTTTTTCAGAACGGAAGAGAGGCTATAATTTATGCACCGGCTCCCTTTAATCAAAGTACTACCTGGGAAAAAGTGTTGACTAAAAATATTGGGTTAGATTTTGATCTTTTTGCTTACAAGCTTTCCGGTTCTTTGGATATTTATCAGCGAGAGACGAGGGATATGCTTGGTCCAACTTTTGATATTGCCGATTTGTTTGGGGGGGGGGGCTGTTCCTGCAAGCAATAA
- a CDS encoding SusD-like protein P38, translating into MSSKIKISIFIIIICSLSLTACNKDFLNRQPQDVLSSDNPLATTNEMRLFLNQFYETSFPSHPVTVGGAGIAFNDAGTDNMTFSSVNNRMNGTLSLSNASPLSGYSTIRSINYFLENYHNATGDRNLINQYVGEARFFRAITYFNMLKNYGDLTWVNKVLSADTSFMQVPRDPRTLVVDSILTDLDIAAELLPAVSSSATMRVHKDVALALKSRVALYEGTWQKYHKAKNDPFFTNGITDAKIQNYLEQARDAAYAVMSSGRWQVYTTGNPLEDYKTMFITTDLSTNPEVLLFRRYSVRDNIGHSTSKYLSTAGADMGITQSLVDDYLTRDGRPFLGNERLQTQQIYGNELKPDIRDPRLFQTVAVPGQSLRPDAVVPDFPPIDQTGFNRSTTGFPLYKFLEYNDSRAVADDYNSQAPAIAFRYAEVLLNYAEAMAELGGDPTLITAALKPLRDRVGMPPVDLAREYNTDPNYPFRDLSPVLQAVRRERRVELAAEGFRLDDIMRWAAADILIKGQRPIGALYIGSNMSAHYPTSYQPLLTGINSDSRRYLDPLRNVLPNGYGFNLNRDYLLPIQQRMLQLTGYKWTQNPNW; encoded by the coding sequence ATGAGTTCTAAAATTAAAATTTCTATATTCATTATTATTATATGTAGTCTAAGTCTAACTGCATGTAATAAGGATTTCTTGAATCGTCAGCCACAAGATGTATTAAGTTCTGACAATCCACTGGCGACTACTAATGAAATGCGTTTATTTCTTAATCAGTTTTATGAAACTAGTTTTCCCTCTCACCCAGTTACTGTGGGCGGGGCTGGTATTGCATTTAACGATGCCGGTACCGATAATATGACTTTTTCTTCTGTTAATAATAGAATGAATGGTACTTTGTCCTTAAGTAATGCAAGTCCTTTAAGTGGATATTCTACTATAAGAAGTATAAACTATTTTTTAGAAAATTATCATAATGCTACAGGTGATAGAAACCTAATTAATCAATATGTAGGTGAGGCCAGATTTTTTAGAGCAATTACGTATTTCAACATGCTAAAGAATTATGGTGATCTTACTTGGGTGAATAAAGTCCTTTCTGCAGATACTTCTTTTATGCAAGTGCCACGTGATCCTAGAACACTGGTTGTAGACTCTATTTTAACAGATCTAGATATAGCGGCGGAATTATTGCCAGCTGTTTCTAGTAGTGCAACAATGCGTGTGCATAAAGATGTTGCCTTAGCGTTAAAATCAAGAGTTGCCCTTTATGAAGGGACATGGCAAAAATACCATAAGGCAAAAAATGATCCATTTTTTACAAATGGGATTACTGATGCTAAAATCCAAAATTATTTAGAGCAAGCTAGAGATGCAGCTTATGCGGTGATGAGCAGTGGAAGATGGCAGGTTTATACCACAGGCAATCCCTTAGAGGATTATAAAACAATGTTTATTACTACAGACTTATCTACCAACCCAGAAGTACTTTTATTCCGTCGCTATAGTGTAAGGGATAATATCGGACATAGCACTAGTAAATATCTCTCTACAGCAGGGGCAGATATGGGAATAACTCAATCTCTGGTAGATGACTATTTGACAAGAGATGGGCGCCCTTTTCTTGGAAATGAAAGGCTTCAAACACAGCAAATTTATGGTAATGAACTTAAACCAGATATTAGAGATCCACGCCTGTTTCAAACAGTAGCTGTTCCGGGGCAATCTTTACGTCCTGATGCTGTGGTGCCAGATTTTCCTCCAATAGATCAAACTGGATTTAACAGAAGCACGACAGGCTTCCCTCTATATAAATTTTTGGAGTACAATGATTCTAGAGCTGTAGCTGATGATTATAATAGTCAGGCCCCAGCTATTGCATTTCGCTATGCCGAAGTATTATTAAATTATGCAGAGGCTATGGCTGAATTAGGAGGTGATCCTACTCTTATTACCGCGGCACTTAAACCATTACGTGATCGTGTGGGAATGCCTCCTGTGGATTTGGCAAGGGAGTATAATACCGATCCTAATTACCCTTTTCGTGATCTAAGCCCTGTACTTCAGGCAGTAAGAAGAGAAAGGAGGGTGGAACTAGCTGCTGAAGGTTTTCGTTTAGATGATATTATGCGATGGGCTGCTGCAGATATATTAATTAAAGGTCAGCGACCTATTGGAGCCTTATACATTGGTAGTAATATGAGCGCTCATTATCCAACATCCTATCAGCCTTTGTTAACGGGTATTAATTCCGATAGTAGACGTTATTTAGATCCTTTGCGAAATGTGTTGCCGAATGGTTATGGATTCAATTTAAATAGAGATTATTTGTTACCTATTCAGCAACGTATGCTACAGTTAACTGGCTATAAGTGGACTCAGAATCCCAATTGGTAA
- a CDS encoding N-acetylglucosamine-6-O-sulfatase produces MFKLKELLVGLLAITACAAVAQKRPNIVIIISDDHAFQTISAYGSKLMQTPAIDRIAKEGVLFNRAYVTNSICGPSRAVIITGKYSHKNGFKDNENSTFDGSQNNFLKELTRAGYQTAWIGKWHLKTNPEGISYWQVLPGQGSYFNPDFIMMDGSTKRIEGYATNITQDIAEEWLNQRDTSKPFCLVIGHKATHRTWMPDTCDLGMFDDVTFPLPPTFYDQYENRKAAAVQEMSIAKDLRLGYDLKIFNSEEEENKERSFMRMNAAQRAAYSRYYAPIREDFKKKNLSGKELIEWKYQRYMKDYLSTAASLDRNIGRALDYLDKHNLSDNTIVIYMSDQGFYMGEHGWFDKRFMYEESFRTPMVMRYPGKIKPGSINNDLVMNVDIAPTILEAAGVPIPADMQGASFLPLVTQNKAKGRAALYYHYYENGEHAVSPHFGISTGRYKLIRFYKRVEGWELYDLRNDQYEMKNLYNLPQYKKLVAQLKKQLLQLIDKYEDVEAKAILFSEGGL; encoded by the coding sequence ATGTTCAAGCTTAAAGAACTATTAGTGGGATTGCTTGCAATAACTGCATGTGCCGCAGTGGCACAAAAGCGTCCTAATATCGTTATTATTATTTCCGATGATCATGCCTTTCAGACAATAAGTGCCTATGGGAGCAAGCTGATGCAAACTCCCGCAATTGATAGAATTGCTAAAGAGGGTGTACTATTTAATAGAGCTTATGTAACCAACTCTATTTGTGGTCCTAGCCGTGCAGTAATTATCACCGGTAAGTATAGTCATAAAAATGGATTTAAGGATAACGAGAACTCTACTTTCGATGGTTCACAGAATAATTTCTTAAAAGAGTTAACCAGAGCCGGATATCAGACTGCATGGATTGGAAAATGGCACCTTAAAACCAATCCTGAAGGAATTTCTTATTGGCAAGTATTGCCGGGGCAGGGGAGTTACTTCAATCCTGATTTTATTATGATGGATGGTAGTACTAAAAGAATCGAAGGGTATGCTACCAATATTACTCAGGATATTGCTGAGGAGTGGTTAAACCAACGCGATACTTCTAAGCCTTTCTGTTTGGTGATTGGTCACAAGGCTACACATCGTACCTGGATGCCCGACACTTGTGATCTTGGAATGTTTGACGATGTTACTTTCCCGTTACCTCCTACATTTTACGATCAGTACGAAAACCGCAAGGCGGCTGCAGTACAGGAAATGAGCATAGCTAAAGACTTAAGATTGGGATATGATCTTAAGATTTTTAATAGTGAAGAGGAGGAGAACAAAGAACGTAGTTTTATGCGCATGAATGCAGCACAACGGGCTGCTTATAGCCGGTACTACGCGCCTATAAGAGAAGATTTTAAGAAAAAGAATTTGTCCGGTAAGGAACTTATCGAGTGGAAGTATCAGCGTTATATGAAAGATTATTTGTCCACTGCGGCATCTCTTGATCGCAATATTGGACGGGCACTCGACTACTTAGATAAGCATAATCTAAGCGACAATACTATAGTGATTTATATGAGCGATCAGGGGTTTTATATGGGAGAGCATGGTTGGTTTGATAAACGTTTCATGTATGAAGAGTCATTCCGTACACCTATGGTGATGCGCTATCCCGGGAAAATAAAGCCTGGTAGTATCAATAATGATCTGGTGATGAATGTGGATATTGCACCCACTATTTTGGAAGCAGCCGGTGTTCCCATTCCTGCCGATATGCAAGGAGCTTCTTTCTTGCCTTTAGTAACTCAAAACAAGGCAAAAGGAAGAGCGGCCCTGTATTATCATTATTACGAAAATGGAGAACATGCTGTATCGCCGCATTTTGGTATTAGCACCGGAAGATACAAGCTCATTCGTTTTTACAAACGTGTGGAAGGTTGGGAGCTTTATGATTTGCGGAATGATCAATATGAAATGAAAAATTTGTACAATCTTCCACAATACAAAAAACTGGTAGCACAACTTAAAAAGCAATTGCTGCAGTTAATCGATAAGTACGAAGATGTAGAAGCTAAAGCTATTTTGTTTTCAGAAGGTGGTTTGTAA
- the secA gene encoding Protein translocase subunit SecA has translation MFGFLSKLFGGSKSEKDVKKLLPVVEKINNYFQQYQSLTNDELRGKTQEFRQRIKAHLSEIDKKQEALNAEAEALSHDKLVEKDKIYKQVDELKKERDKEIEKILDELLPEAFAVVKETARRFKENEQIVATATDLDRELSVKSDYITIDGDKAIYSNTWTAAGGKITWNMVHYDVQLIGGAVLHSGKIAEMATGEGKTLVSTLPAYLNALAGEGVHIVTVNDYLARRDQEWNGPIFEWLGLRVDCIDKHQPNTPARRNAYLADITYGTNNEFGFDYLRDNMVHTADEIVQRKHHYAMVDEVDSVLIDDARTPLIISGPVDKGDEQQYHLLKPRVEQLYREQERIVRNSLNEAKRLIEKGEDDPKTGGLYLYRAFRGLPKYNPLIKYLSEPGIKVKLQKAENYYLQDQERNMHIVDSELLFRIDEKNRSVDLTEKGLATITRAGEDPNFFVLPDIGAMLAEIEKSDATAEEKLKRKEQVLNEYTLKADRIHAVQQLLKAYALFEKDVEYVIMDGAIKIVDEQTGRIMEGRRYSDGLHQALEAKENVKIEAATQTYATITLQNYFRMYHKLAGMTGTAETEAAELWSIYKLDVVTIPTHLPVIREDKQDLVYKTKREKYKAIIDEIERLRNSGRPVLVGTTSVETSELLSRMLQQKKIPHNVLNAKQHAREAVIVAEAGQAGAVTIATNMAGRGTDIKLGPGVKEAGGLAIIGTERHESRRVDRQLRGRAGRQGDPGSSQFYVSLEDDLMRMFGSDRIASMMDKLGYKEGDVIQHSMISNSIQRAQKKVEENNFGIRKRLLEYDDVMNKQRNAIYEKRNHALFGERLSLDIDNAFAIVAESLVTSFKEQEDFEGFKLACILNFGMDTTITEDELKTGDIRSLSDKLYDEAIKRYNEHTESICQKAVPVFQNIRATQGSHIENVVVPFSDGRKGINVLAPLDKTIETNGRALIASMEKTITLAVIDEAWKEHLRAMDDLKQSVQTAYLEQKDPLVIYKMEAFQLFNNMVMNLNKDIISFLTQASLPEQQQDTAIKEGRQEKTDLSKLSVNKDEIDAAGDDYAANERDYFDPTATRVKQEPIRVGPKIGRNDPCPCGSGKKYKHCHGKGE, from the coding sequence ATGTTTGGTTTTTTATCAAAGCTTTTTGGTGGGAGCAAGTCAGAAAAAGACGTTAAAAAGCTTCTGCCTGTTGTAGAGAAAATAAATAACTATTTCCAGCAATATCAATCGTTAACCAATGATGAACTTCGAGGTAAAACTCAGGAGTTCAGACAGCGCATTAAAGCACACTTAAGCGAGATAGATAAAAAGCAGGAAGCACTGAATGCCGAGGCCGAAGCACTTTCGCACGATAAGCTTGTTGAAAAAGATAAGATTTACAAACAGGTGGATGAGCTGAAGAAAGAGCGCGATAAGGAAATTGAAAAAATTCTGGACGAATTACTACCCGAGGCTTTTGCGGTAGTAAAAGAAACCGCCAGAAGATTTAAAGAAAATGAGCAGATTGTAGCTACAGCCACCGACCTAGACCGAGAGTTAAGTGTAAAAAGCGATTACATCACTATCGACGGCGATAAAGCCATATATAGCAACACCTGGACCGCAGCCGGTGGGAAAATCACCTGGAACATGGTGCACTATGATGTGCAGCTGATTGGTGGTGCCGTATTGCACAGCGGGAAAATTGCTGAAATGGCAACCGGGGAAGGTAAAACACTAGTATCTACCCTACCGGCGTATCTGAATGCACTCGCCGGCGAAGGAGTGCACATCGTAACAGTGAACGATTATTTGGCCCGTCGTGACCAAGAGTGGAACGGTCCTATTTTTGAATGGCTAGGACTGCGTGTGGATTGTATCGACAAACATCAACCCAATACACCGGCAAGACGCAATGCTTATTTGGCCGACATTACTTACGGAACCAATAACGAATTCGGCTTCGACTATCTACGCGACAACATGGTGCATACTGCCGACGAGATTGTGCAGCGCAAGCACCATTACGCTATGGTGGATGAGGTGGATAGCGTATTAATTGACGATGCTCGTACACCCTTAATCATAAGCGGTCCTGTTGATAAAGGCGATGAACAGCAGTACCATCTACTGAAACCCCGGGTAGAACAACTTTATCGCGAACAGGAACGTATTGTAAGAAATTCGCTGAACGAAGCAAAAAGGTTAATTGAAAAAGGCGAAGACGATCCTAAAACAGGAGGCCTATACTTGTACAGAGCCTTCCGCGGATTACCCAAATACAATCCGCTGATTAAATATCTAAGCGAACCAGGTATTAAAGTAAAACTTCAAAAAGCCGAAAACTATTATCTACAAGATCAGGAACGCAATATGCATATCGTTGATTCGGAACTGCTTTTCCGTATTGACGAAAAAAATAGATCGGTAGACCTAACAGAAAAGGGGTTGGCAACCATTACCAGAGCTGGCGAAGACCCTAATTTCTTCGTATTGCCTGATATTGGCGCAATGCTGGCCGAAATAGAAAAAAGTGATGCCACTGCCGAAGAAAAACTTAAAAGAAAAGAACAAGTATTAAACGAGTATACCCTTAAAGCAGACCGTATACACGCTGTACAGCAATTGTTAAAAGCGTACGCCCTCTTCGAAAAAGATGTTGAGTACGTCATTATGGATGGCGCTATTAAGATCGTGGATGAACAAACCGGTCGTATTATGGAGGGGCGCCGATACAGTGATGGTCTGCACCAAGCACTTGAGGCTAAAGAAAACGTAAAGATCGAAGCGGCTACACAAACATATGCCACCATTACCCTGCAAAACTATTTCCGTATGTATCATAAGCTGGCTGGTATGACCGGTACTGCGGAAACTGAAGCAGCAGAACTGTGGAGCATTTACAAACTGGATGTGGTGACCATCCCAACACATCTTCCAGTCATTCGTGAGGATAAACAGGATTTAGTTTACAAAACCAAACGCGAGAAATATAAAGCCATTATAGACGAAATTGAGCGCTTAAGAAACAGTGGCCGCCCGGTACTAGTAGGTACCACTTCTGTGGAAACCAGTGAGCTGTTAAGCCGTATGCTACAACAGAAAAAAATTCCACACAATGTATTGAACGCAAAACAGCATGCAAGAGAAGCTGTAATTGTGGCGGAAGCAGGTCAGGCTGGAGCTGTAACTATTGCTACCAACATGGCCGGTCGGGGTACCGATATTAAGCTGGGCCCAGGCGTAAAAGAAGCCGGAGGGTTGGCAATCATTGGTACCGAAAGACACGAAAGCCGCCGGGTAGACCGACAGTTACGTGGGCGTGCCGGACGTCAGGGCGACCCCGGTAGTTCCCAATTCTACGTATCACTGGAAGACGACCTGATGCGTATGTTTGGTAGCGACCGTATCGCCAGTATGATGGATAAGCTGGGGTACAAAGAAGGAGACGTGATACAGCATAGTATGATCAGCAACTCCATTCAGCGTGCACAAAAGAAAGTAGAAGAAAACAACTTCGGAATACGTAAGCGTCTGTTGGAGTACGATGATGTAATGAACAAACAAAGAAATGCGATTTATGAAAAAAGAAATCATGCTTTGTTTGGAGAAAGACTTTCACTAGACATTGATAACGCTTTTGCCATCGTAGCCGAAAGTCTGGTTACATCGTTCAAAGAGCAGGAGGATTTCGAAGGCTTTAAATTAGCCTGTATCTTGAACTTTGGTATGGATACAACCATTACCGAAGATGAATTAAAAACCGGTGATATCCGTTCTTTATCAGACAAACTGTATGATGAAGCTATAAAACGCTACAACGAACACACAGAAAGTATTTGTCAAAAAGCCGTTCCTGTATTCCAAAATATACGTGCTACCCAAGGTAGTCATATAGAAAATGTAGTAGTACCGTTCTCAGATGGTAGAAAGGGTATTAATGTACTGGCACCTCTTGACAAAACCATCGAAACCAATGGTAGAGCGCTTATAGCAAGCATGGAAAAAACCATTACGCTTGCTGTAATTGATGAAGCATGGAAAGAGCATCTGCGCGCTATGGACGATCTTAAGCAAAGCGTGCAAACGGCATATCTGGAGCAGAAAGATCCGCTGGTAATTTACAAAATGGAAGCCTTCCAGTTGTTTAACAATATGGTGATGAACCTTAATAAAGACATCATCTCATTCTTAACACAGGCTTCATTACCCGAACAACAACAGGATACTGCTATCAAAGAAGGTCGTCAGGAAAAAACCGATCTCAGCAAATTAAGTGTTAATAAAGATGAGATTGATGCAGCAGGCGATGACTATGCGGCCAATGAGCGCGATTATTTTGACCCCACGGCCACACGCGTAAAACAGGAACCTATACGCGTAGGACCTAAAATCGGAAGAAACGATCCTTGTCCCTGTGGTAGTGGTAAAAAATACAAGCATTGTCATGGAAAAGGAGAGTGA